The nucleotide window GGAGGGCCACCATGCCCGGGGTGACCAACAGAGTGATCGTTGTTGGAGCGGGAAACGCAGCGTTGGTCGCGGCAATCGCTGCCCGAGAAGGCGGGGCCGAGGTGCATGTCCTCGAAAAGGCGTCCGAGGAGGAGATGGGCGGCAACACCCGCTATACACCCGGGCTCGTCAGATTTGCATTTGCCGACCCGGCAATAGTGCTCGATCTTCTGCCCGACATTGCGCCGGAGGAGCGCGAAACCATCAGCATCGAGCCGTACCCCGCGGAAGCCTACGCCGCGACGATCCACCGCCTCGGGCAGGACGAAGGCGACCCGGAGCTCGTCGGGTGGCTTGTTTCCGAAAGCTACGACATGATCCGGTGGTTGACCGAGCGGGGCGTGCAGTGGGAGCTGGCGGATATGCTCAGCTCCGCCTCGCCGGAACGACGCAGCTACTACGGAGGTCTGGTCATTCAGGCCAAGAACGGCGGCGAAGGCCTGATCCGGAGCGAACTGGCGAAGGCACACGAACTAGGCGTCGAAATTCATTACGGCACAGCAGGAGTTCGGCTGCTCACCGATGACAGCGGGGTAATAGGCGTCGTCGCGCGAGGACCCGACGGCCACTACCGGGACTGGCTGGGCAAGGTCATACTCGGATCCGGCGGCTTTGAGGCGAGTCCGAGGTTGCGGACAAAATACCTCGGCGAGAAGTGGGGGCGAATCAAGGTTCGCGGCACCCGCCACAACACTGGCAAGCTGCTGACGGCCGCACTCGATGTCGGTGCGCAACCATACGGGCAACTGTCCGGCTGCCATGTCGCTCCGGTCGACATCGCGGCACCAGATCAACAGCCACTGGACGTGCCGGACCGCACACTCGCCACTCTCATCAACTTCCGGGTCGGGATCTGTGTCAACAGTCAGGGCAGGCGCTACTTCGATGAGGGCCAAGGTGTTCCGTCGGAGGTGTATGTCATCGCCGGACGCTCCACCCTCGAGCAACCTGGAGCAATTGGGTGGCAGATCTTCGACGCCAACGGCGTGAAATATCTTGACGAGAAATACGATGCGGCTACGCGCATCGAAGCAAACACGCTCGCTGAACTCGCCGATCTGGCCGGCATCGACGTCGACGGTTTTGTCCGCACAGTTGCGCAGTACAACGCGTCGATTCGTGACGATCGTGAGTTCGACCTGTCCTGCCGCGACGGGAAGGCCACAGTCGGTATCACTCCGCCCAAGTCGAATTGGGCGGCACCGATCGAGAGCGGTCCGTTCGTAGCGTTTCCGACCACCGGGGGAATTACCTTCACCTTTGGCGGCATCAAGGTGGACACCTCGTCGCGCGCGCTCGACGCCGCTAACCAACCGATCCCGGGGCTGTACGCGATTGGCGAGCTAACCGGTGGGTTCTTCTACCACCACTACCCCGCTGGTACCGGGCTCATCCGAGGCGCCATCACTGGCCGAGCCGCCGGCTACCACGCCGCACTACCATGAATCCCCACGTCGCGTCGCCGTGGC belongs to Mycobacterium basiliense and includes:
- the tcuA gene encoding FAD-dependent tricarballylate dehydrogenase TcuA — its product is MPGVTNRVIVVGAGNAALVAAIAAREGGAEVHVLEKASEEEMGGNTRYTPGLVRFAFADPAIVLDLLPDIAPEERETISIEPYPAEAYAATIHRLGQDEGDPELVGWLVSESYDMIRWLTERGVQWELADMLSSASPERRSYYGGLVIQAKNGGEGLIRSELAKAHELGVEIHYGTAGVRLLTDDSGVIGVVARGPDGHYRDWLGKVILGSGGFEASPRLRTKYLGEKWGRIKVRGTRHNTGKLLTAALDVGAQPYGQLSGCHVAPVDIAAPDQQPLDVPDRTLATLINFRVGICVNSQGRRYFDEGQGVPSEVYVIAGRSTLEQPGAIGWQIFDANGVKYLDEKYDAATRIEANTLAELADLAGIDVDGFVRTVAQYNASIRDDREFDLSCRDGKATVGITPPKSNWAAPIESGPFVAFPTTGGITFTFGGIKVDTSSRALDAANQPIPGLYAIGELTGGFFYHHYPAGTGLIRGAITGRAAGYHAALP